A genome region from Scleropages formosus chromosome 6, fSclFor1.1, whole genome shotgun sequence includes the following:
- the lpar1 gene encoding lysophosphatidic acid receptor 1 isoform X2, which produces MEGQCFYNETIAFFYNNSGKYLASEWNAVSKLVMGLGITVCIFIMLANLLVMVAIYVNRRFHFPIYYLMANLAAADFFAGLAYFYLMFNTGPNTRMLTVSTWLLRQGLIDTSLTASVANLLAIAIERHITVFRMQLHTRMSNRRVVVVIVIIWTMSIVMGAIPSVGWNCICDITTCSSMAPLYSNSYLVFWAVFNLVTFVVMVVLYAHIFVYVRQRTMRMSRHSSGPRRNRDTMMSLLKTVVIVLGAFIICWTPGLVLLLLDVFCSKCNVLDFEKFFLLLAEFNSAMNPIIYSYRDKEMSATFRQILCCQRQENVNGTVEGSDRSASSINHTVLTGPHNNDHSVV; this is translated from the exons ATGGAAGGACAGTGCTTCTACAATGAAACAATTGCCTTTTTCTACAACAACAGTGGAAAGTACCTGGCCAGCGAATGGAACGCGGTCAGCAAGCTAGTGATGGGGCTCGGCATCACAGTCTGCATCTTCATCATGTTGGCCAACCTGCTGGTCATGGTTGCCATCTACGTGAACCGCCGGTTCCACTTTCCCATTTACTATCTCATGGCCAACCTGGCAGCGGCAGACTTTTTTGCTGGCCTGGCATATTTCTACCTGATGTTTAACACAGGTCCTAACACACGGATGCTGACCGTGAGCACCTGGCTATTACGACAGGGACTGATTGACACCAGCCTGACAGCCTCAGTTGCCAACCTGCTGGCTATCGCCATTGAGCGGCACATCACGGTCTTCCGTATGCAGCTGCACACACGCATGAGCAACCGCCGAGTGGTGGTGGTTATTGTCATTATCTGGACCATGTCTATTGTCATGGGCGCCATCCCTAGTGTGGGCTGGAACTGTATTTGCGACATTACCACCTGCTCCAGCATGGCACCTCTCTACAGCAACTCCTACCTGGTCTTCTGGGCAGTCTTCAACCTGGTCACGTTTGTGGTCATGGTGGTACTCTACGCCCACATATTTGTGTACGTGAGACAGCGGACCATGAGGATGTCCCGGCACAGCTCTGGACCACGACGGAACCGCGACACCATGATGAGCCTGCTGAAAACCGTTGTCATTGTTCTAG GTGCCTTCATCATTTGCTGGACTCCAGGCctggttctgctgctgctggatgtcTTCTGCAGCAAGTGCAACGTGCTGGACTTTGAGAAGTTCTTCCTTCTCCTGGCAGAGTTCAACTCGGCCATGAACCCCATCATCTACTCGTACCGGGACAAGGAAATGAGTGCCACCTTCAGGCAAATCCTATGCTGCCAGCGGCAGGAGAACGTTAACGGGACGGTGGAGGGCTCGGACCGCTCCGCTTCCTCTATCAACCACACTGTCCTGACCGGACCACACAACAACGACCACTCTGTGGTGTGA
- the lpar1 gene encoding lysophosphatidic acid receptor 1 isoform X1 produces MHVLLRVIIGWLHCLFDKMGTEQWLHYVTLLASQRGAPTRTLQATAMEGQCFYNETIAFFYNNSGKYLASEWNAVSKLVMGLGITVCIFIMLANLLVMVAIYVNRRFHFPIYYLMANLAAADFFAGLAYFYLMFNTGPNTRMLTVSTWLLRQGLIDTSLTASVANLLAIAIERHITVFRMQLHTRMSNRRVVVVIVIIWTMSIVMGAIPSVGWNCICDITTCSSMAPLYSNSYLVFWAVFNLVTFVVMVVLYAHIFVYVRQRTMRMSRHSSGPRRNRDTMMSLLKTVVIVLGAFIICWTPGLVLLLLDVFCSKCNVLDFEKFFLLLAEFNSAMNPIIYSYRDKEMSATFRQILCCQRQENVNGTVEGSDRSASSINHTVLTGPHNNDHSVV; encoded by the exons ATGCACGTCTTATTAAGGGTTATCATAG GCTGGCTCCATTGCCTTTTTGACAAGATGGGGACAGAACAATGGCTTCATTATGTTACGCTGCTGGCCAGCCAGAGAGGAGCGCCGACACGGAC GCTGCAGGCAACAGCAATGGAAGGACAGTGCTTCTACAATGAAACAATTGCCTTTTTCTACAACAACAGTGGAAAGTACCTGGCCAGCGAATGGAACGCGGTCAGCAAGCTAGTGATGGGGCTCGGCATCACAGTCTGCATCTTCATCATGTTGGCCAACCTGCTGGTCATGGTTGCCATCTACGTGAACCGCCGGTTCCACTTTCCCATTTACTATCTCATGGCCAACCTGGCAGCGGCAGACTTTTTTGCTGGCCTGGCATATTTCTACCTGATGTTTAACACAGGTCCTAACACACGGATGCTGACCGTGAGCACCTGGCTATTACGACAGGGACTGATTGACACCAGCCTGACAGCCTCAGTTGCCAACCTGCTGGCTATCGCCATTGAGCGGCACATCACGGTCTTCCGTATGCAGCTGCACACACGCATGAGCAACCGCCGAGTGGTGGTGGTTATTGTCATTATCTGGACCATGTCTATTGTCATGGGCGCCATCCCTAGTGTGGGCTGGAACTGTATTTGCGACATTACCACCTGCTCCAGCATGGCACCTCTCTACAGCAACTCCTACCTGGTCTTCTGGGCAGTCTTCAACCTGGTCACGTTTGTGGTCATGGTGGTACTCTACGCCCACATATTTGTGTACGTGAGACAGCGGACCATGAGGATGTCCCGGCACAGCTCTGGACCACGACGGAACCGCGACACCATGATGAGCCTGCTGAAAACCGTTGTCATTGTTCTAG GTGCCTTCATCATTTGCTGGACTCCAGGCctggttctgctgctgctggatgtcTTCTGCAGCAAGTGCAACGTGCTGGACTTTGAGAAGTTCTTCCTTCTCCTGGCAGAGTTCAACTCGGCCATGAACCCCATCATCTACTCGTACCGGGACAAGGAAATGAGTGCCACCTTCAGGCAAATCCTATGCTGCCAGCGGCAGGAGAACGTTAACGGGACGGTGGAGGGCTCGGACCGCTCCGCTTCCTCTATCAACCACACTGTCCTGACCGGACCACACAACAACGACCACTCTGTGGTGTGA